From Acinonyx jubatus isolate Ajub_Pintada_27869175 chromosome B2, VMU_Ajub_asm_v1.0, whole genome shotgun sequence, a single genomic window includes:
- the GJB7 gene encoding gap junction beta-7 protein, with the protein MSWMFLRDLLTGVNKYSTGIGRIWLAVVFIFRLLVYMVAAEHVWKDEQKEFECNIKQPGCENVCFDHFFPISQVRLWALQLIMVSMPSLLVVLHVACCDSREKRHRKKLYVSLGVMDGGLWYTYLISLIVKTGFEIGFLVLFYKLYDGFSVPYLMKCDLKPCPNTVDCFISKPTEKTIFIFFLVIASCLCIVLNFIELSFLVLKCLIKCYLQKHSKTLKSSVCECHNLRYVECGGIGAPPLLQNCHSDSAISTLHTPEPPPSRGKTKLLCDTQEGWQGESASFLSKT; encoded by the coding sequence ATGAGTTGGATGTTCCTCAGAGACCTCCTAACTGGAGTAAATAAATACTCAACCGGAATTGGGCGGATTTGGCTGGCTGTTGTGTTCATCTTCCGTTTGCTGGTCTACATGGTGGCAGCAGAGCATGTGTGGAAAGATGAGCAGAAAGAGTTTGAGTGCAACATTAAACAGCCTGGTTGCGAAAATGTGTGTTTTGATCACTTCTTCCCCATTTCCCAGGTCAGACTTTGGGCCTTACAGCTGATCATGGTCTCTATGCCTTCACTTCTTGTGGTTCTACATGTAGCCTGTTGTGACAGTAGAGagaaaaggcacagaaagaaacTCTATGTCAGCCTAGGTGTGATGGATGGGGGTCTGTGGTACACTTACCTGATCAGTCTCATTGTTAAAACTGGTTTTGAAATTGGcttcctggttttattttacaAGCTGTATGATGGCTTTAGTGTTCCGTACCTTATGAAGTGTGATTTGAAGCCTTGTCCCAACACTGTGGACTGCTTCATATCCAAACCCACCGAGAAAACaatcttcatcttcttcttgGTTATTGCCTCATGCCTGTGCATTGTGTTGAATTTCATTGAACTGAGCTTTTTGGTTCTCAAGTGCCTTATTAAGTGCTATCTCCAAAAACACTCTAAGACACTCAAGTCTTCAGTGTGTGAGTGCCACAACCTCAGATATGTTGAATGTGGTGGGATaggggctcctcccctgctccagaATTGCCACTCAGACTCAGCCATAAGCACACTGCACACCCCTGAACCCCCTCCCTCCCGAGGTAAAACAAAACTGCTTTGTGATACACAAGAGGGTTGGCAAGGAGAATCTGCATCCTTCCTAAGCAAGACCTAA